ttttttatttaagtttttttctcctttaatattttcaaattatcaACCAAAACTGAAAAACAGTGTAACATATATTCCCAAATTAACAAAGAACAAAGCTTGGGCACCAAACtgagaaaacgaaaaaaaaaaaaaaacaacaatcgcATACAAATCAAACCATACACTACAAAAGCTGttcacaacaacaactaccaaaGCAGACAAACTCCAACTAGACAATGTAGTTTACGAATTGTCGTGCAATGGCAAAGAAGGGTAACAATGCAATATGTGTTATATGGGCACCAATCGACGAAAACTGAAAATACGAATGGCAGAACACGAAGCAGACATCAAGAAAGGCAGAGAAAGCACAGCTTTATCACAACACATTAAAGAGACGGGACACAACATTGACTTTAAAGCTGTCAGAATTCTTGACAGAGAAAGGGTATGAAAATAAGAAGTATACACTTGAAAGTTTACTTATACAACAGAGACGTCGACGTCTGTATCGATGAACACGACAGAGGACAAAGCTACACTATTCCGTTGCAATAGTTTAGAGTGTAAATATAGTTCTGTAATATTAGTTTTTAATTATTCGCtgcaatattttacattttatttatttttttattcattataaATGTGTCGAGATGTccagttttttaataaattaagagaataatgcaaatgttaacaaatgtaagtaaaaactataaacgtaacaaaacagaaaaaatattttaaaagcgTCTCTTGTTAATAGATTTCGCTAAATAAACTCTTGAAAAAGTCGAAAAAAAGCCGACGAAACGTCGAGGAAAGTATGAAATAAACtcgttttatttgcattttgaaacaCACATTGATCACGTAAGAGatgaaaaaggttttttttaatttttttttaatatttgtaaaattttcatcatAATTCGTACTTtagtttttttcggaaatttttagTTGAATAACTTTTAATAGAAAAGGgcaatctttatttttttttattattcggagaattttgtaatttttacaaTTGGCAAAGAAATAATGccacaattttaaaaataacaaagaTATCTTGactgaaatcttaaaaaaaatttgtaactcCAATCTCATAAAAAGTTATAGATATTTGTAGGGCTTTAAGAGCTCTTATAACGATAGACCTATAAATGTCTATTTGGCAGCATTTCAAAATCTGAAAAGCTAGATTTGGTTGAGTTATATCCTACACCGACCGCGTGATAatatagcgagaaatgtcctagactggAACTCGAAAGGACAGCGAGGAAAGGTACACCCGAAAAACATATGGATCCGCTGTACGAAAAGAGAGTTAGAATCAAGCCAGGAGTCAGAGCCGAACAATTTTGCcgggagtcggagtcgagataTATTCTCGGGTAGCATTTTTGAAATCGTCGGAATGTTTTACATATGAAAGGTTCTTTCAAAAGTTCGTAGGCGCacatgaaaattttgatttttgccaaCTGTTTCCGCTGTACGCGCCATAGTGCGTCGTGCTAAGATAACTTTCTATTTAATGGGACAAGTTAGATTATAGACGCTGTCTGAAAATATACGTTCTTTCTTATAATACAATAGTATGGACCAGGGCTGCGGGtcgagcaatttttactcgactccGGGAAGATTGCTCGAATCCGGAGTCGACTACAAGCACTTaatttttgtaacaaaaaaaatctcttaattttatgacaataaaaaataaaaaaattgccgactATCTGCAAGCCAATTTTCCGCCAAAACATGACATGACGGCAATTTTCTTAACTAGCTTTATTCGTCCTTTTTACGCCAGTCCAAGttccattatattgggttgcccaaaaagtaattgcggatttttaaaagaaagtaaatgcatttttaataaaacttagaatgaactttaatcaaatatactttttttacattttttttctaaagcaagctaaaagtaacagctgataactgacagaagaaagaatgcaattacagagtcacaagctgtgaaaaaaattgtcaacgccgactatatgaaaaagccgaattactttttgggcaacccaatatgaacttttttctaactCGAGCTGGAATTTTTCAAAGACAGTTCTATTTTTGGGTATTATTCTACCCAtttgtcgttaatgggttaagtcaGTCTAACCATATTCGCCCATCCGTTCAACACATAGGCGTAATCACGATGGCGTTCGAACGAATGAGGctatccgcatgaaatttttcatagatgcttcttattgatgtaggtcgttggccgTCAGAAATAGGTAATTAGGTTCAGATTGATTTTAGTTTCTAATACTAAGCaattttatttacttatttaGAATACGGGTGGAAGTTgttaatatttgtataccctacatcactactgtcgtacaaagaagagagatagacccaattacaagcataccgatcgacccagacacactttctgattcgattaagctatgtccgcctgtctgtccactTTAGTTTGTGTACACATTTATTACAGGCTTCTTTTTTGGCCTATAGACGGagcctattaaaatttgaagaaatcggttcagatttagatatagctcccatatatatgttcgttcgatttggactaatactgcaataatgtCGTCATTTATCAGTCGATACTCGAAACTAGACACGAAAGTTTCTCATATGTCTCTTCTCATTAcaagtgaatttcaaagaaatcggttcagatttagatatagcatacCAAGTAAATGTGTCGCCCGACTTCCGCTAGAGCCTTTGccagcgcatttatcaaccgaactTCTCAAATTTGTACACTATGTCCTATGTAACTATGTCGTCTATGATTTCTAAAATATGTACTGATTTTGTTAGAAATTCTAAATAGAAacaagattttaatgaaatttttccaaaatcaaaatttccatgcaaataaaattttttctaaagcttcaaacttttatgaaattttttctgaagcatacaattttataaaaattttgtccaccgattttttttaaacaatattttaaagcaattttttccaaaaaaattaaataaaaaaaatttctaaacaaaaaatatcaatGCCATTTTTtacgataaaattttaaagaaattttaaagaccaatttttattgatatttttttaaattgttccaaaataaaattccaatgcaattttccctaaagacaaaatgtcaacgagattttttttttaagacaaaattaaatggcattttatagattttttttgttaacacaatgtgcaaatttttcttcaataaaaattaaaaaaacaaaatttccttaatgaaattctaattttttttaagacaacattttaattttaatgacatttttgtgaaaaaaaaaattttttgaaagttcCTTTAAAGACAACACAGcaataacatttaaaaaaaaaaaaacaatatttctaCAAACAAGTTTCTCCAAGagaagtttccttggaattttgaatgttttattttttaatcttgCCGTTTTTCATTTCAAGCTTTGGGTCTTtcgtttatacccaccaccataggatgggggtttactaatctagtcattccgtttgtaacacctccaaatattgatctgagaccccataaagtatttatattctggatcgtctagacattctgattcgatctagccatgtccgtccatccgtctgtcgaaatcgcgatagcggtcgaacgtgtaaagctagcagcgtgaaattttccacatatattgggttgcccaaaaagtaattgcggatttttaaaagaaagtaaatgcatttttaataaaacttagaatgaactttaatcaaatatactttttttctaaagcaagctaaaagtaacagctgataactgacaggagaaagaatgcaattacagagtcacaagctgtgaaaaaatttgtcaatgccgactatatgaaaaatccgcaattactttttgggcaacccaatacttataattgatgtaggtcgttggggattgcaaatgggccatatcggttcagatttggatatagcccccatataaaccgatctcccgatttgacttcttgagcccctgaaagtcgcaatttttgtcccacttagctgaaattttgcatgtagtgttctgttatgactcctaacaactgtgccaagtacggtttaaatcagctcccatatagaccggtctctcgattatccttgttcggttcctagaagctttaatttttgctggtttgacagaagtttggtaaatgaataaaattatgcccttcgtctaaatttagtttgtataaatttttagcagaatccatggtggtgggttccaaagattctgcccggccaaacttagcaagcttttgcttgtttttcattgaatttattaattaatattACAATGGAATGCATTTTAAGgtgatatatccaaataaaaaacaaaccccgattttcataaaaaaaaacatggataaataattttaataaaaaacaaaaagaccacgagttttaatttaaaaacagcaaaattgtattcaaaaaattattagattttttttgaaacattttttattacttttactTTGGGTGGAGTCGGGGTCGAGAAAATTATCTCGACTCCGGGCAAAATTGTTCGTCTCCGACTCTGCAATCCTGGTAGTGACAGACCCAAGACTCTAGTTGGAATCGAATCCACGACACCCGCACTTATATTCTGGGGTCGGTATCAAATTCTGCTCGGAACATTCTCCGTATTATAACTTGCTCAAATAGCGAAAAGTCCTCATGGTGCCATAATCCACCtaagtccgcctatgatgctgaacgcctgggttcgaatcctggaatgGTCTTGTGCAGGCCTTTGGTAAACACTCACCCACACACGCGTAGGTTTTTTACATGAGACAGACACTACAACGATTTATGTGATCAGATGAAAATGATAGCGAGACGCTTTCATATGACTCAGTGTGCAGCGAGTTTTTCCTCATATCCCACTGTAGCGTCGAGATAAAAATACTACCAAGCACTGAATGGtggttatttttcaaaattatctacCCAACAACAACTTGTGCTTTTTAATCTGTATTCAGTGTCTCGCTCGCGACTTGAATTACACGTGGGCTCAGCGTTCACGAGTTCAGCTGTCGGTGTTTACCCATGCTTTTATCAAATTAACCACGTTACCTTCGTACGAAAGTTGTACTGCAAAAGCAAGTTCAGTCGAAgttcaatcgagagataggtctataagtGGTCTATAATTCCTGCCTATGGATAGCTATGCTGGTTGGAACCTTGAGCTCCgaattgtgtggtgttcattgttatcatgAGAATCccagctgagagctaccaggcgcgtccacacACGTTGCTGCAGTTGTTATTGTCGTATCAGtgttttgtacactgaggcgacagccctatACGATGAAGACAGCCGTAGACGATGTATGGCGTTGTCCACAAGTTGCTTACAGTGGAATTGGCCGTAGGAGGCTGTAGTTGCTTACATACTGAGTTCCTGTGGTACTCTATATGACAAAAGTAAATTATTGGTCCATTTAAATAGCGATCAATGACCATCATGTTCCCAATCGATCGATGCTATGGACTGGAACAAGTTTGCTTACCTATTGGAAGCTTCACGATAATCGCATCCTCCACATACAAAAATgtgataacaacaaaaaaaaaaacaatgacaaaaaaattatcTATGCAAAGTTCTAGCTCATTGtcctaatttttaaagactgtattgtGAATTCAACAGATTGACAGACGGATAGAGGGACTTGGCTAGATAATCTTAGAAATTTACGACGATCATGATGTACATGAGTACTCTGTAGAATCgattatggatatttcgatatgttacaaacgaaacACAACTCTGAGTTGTATCCAGGAAGTTTCAAAGTACACTTTTGAATTAAAGAGATAATTCTACAACATTAAAGCAAAGCTTACAAGACCGTATTCGAGTGGATACCAAGTAAACAAatattccttctcctgttcgaGTGGTATCAAAAAGGACGgaaacgtctaagtaagtctgaaaCACTATCTTGCAGCTCAAACCTCTCTCTCTAGGAGCCAAAACCCTCTTACCCAAATAGTTTTACATCTTCTTAGTAGCATGGTAACCAACTGTATTTgcttaaaattacaaaatttccctaacAGAATACTTACCGTTTCTTCCGAAATATCTGGCCATCCAAATTTCTTCAGAGTCACCGAATCCACCAACATATCGAGCAACTTGCTAACATTCTCCTTTAATTTCAAATCTTCCTCACTTAATTTCTCTTCGTCATCGGTGCTGAAATGTGTTAAATTATCATCGTCAGCAATGGCAGCAGCCAAACTTTCGGCTAATGATTTGCGTTCTTTCTTATTTTCCGGTGTTCTAAATGTCTTGGCAGCAATGGTATTAGTGGTGACAGGTTCTATAATACCACCATGCGATTCCAGGGGAATAACGGTAAAGGCTTCATTAGATAAAATAATGGTTTCGCCCGAAACATTTGAAGTGGTAGGGCCATTATTAATAATGAActcttccaaaatttcaacattgTTAGAGTCTGATTGTGCAGTAGTTCTGGTGGTGCTTGTGCTTGGAGTTGAGTGAATAATCCGCTTGTTGGCCAGACCTTCAATGCTGCTATTCAATATTTCCCCATCACTGTTTGTTGTTACAAACTCAATGCGTTGCCCCTGGGAATCttcaattttgatgatttttggtGCTGGaataggtggtggtggtggagtaGTTGCTTCTTCAAATTCACTACGATCGGCAAATGGATCTTCGTTGACAAACGTTTCGGGATCTTCCTGATGGACTTTAAGAATATGAAATTGCAGGCTTTGTACACAGTCAAAGTTTTCTTTGCACACAGCACAATCGGTGCGATTCTTGCGTTTACGTTTTTGTATAGGGGCTGGAATGAAAGTAAAATTGTCCATTAGGatgaaaacagaaaaatataaacaaatactTACTAATATGATTGCCAGCTTCCATATGTTGGTCATAACCGATTTCTGTTTTGAAACCTATCTTACAGATATCACATCTCTTGACCATTTTTGCTCGACCTCTGGGTTTGCGGCTAACATTATGAGACTTTGAGTGTTTTTCCAATCTAAAGTTACAGTATAGTACAGAAAATAATAAGAACAAGAGCTATTAATTGTTTAGTAATTGTAGACACATACTGTTTTTCAGTCTTGAATTTCTCTGGACACTGATCGCATGCATACGGCCTAAGATGTGTTTTAAGATGTGTGCGCAGCTGGGTGCCTTGTATAAAACTTTTGCCACATTCTGTGCAGACATGAGGCCTTTCGCCTGTATGACGTTTCATATGTCGATTCAATACCTCCTTGACAGCAAATGATTGTTTGCACTAAACAGAGAAGTTCAATTATAGCAAAGCAAAAAACATTGTCATCATTGAAAAAAATGTCCTTTTTACATACTACTGAACAAGTATAGGGTTTCTCTCCGGTGTGATAACGCCTATGTTTTTTCAAAGCCACTAATGAGGGAAATTTCTTTTCACACAAATCACAATCAAAAGGTCTTTCACCAGTATGTGTACGGGTATGTATGCTAAGGAAGATTTTTGAAAGAAACGAATTTTAAAAAGTTGAGAATAGAAAAAGTGGGTAAATACTAATGCCACTTACTTTAATGTGGATAaactataaaaacattttttacataTGGGACACATATATTCTGATTTCTTGGCAACATGAGTGCCCAAATGTTGTTTGAGATGTGCCCGCAAGTTGTCCAAACGATAAAAAGCCTTGTTGCATACCTTACAATGCAAGGTGTCGTTTTCGTTGGCCGAACATGAACTAAATTTCTGATGGCGGCTCAAATGATATGAACGTGTAAAATCTTTGCCACATATTTTACATGCAAAAGGTTTCTTGCGATTTCTATGTTGATCTTCGTGCAACTTCAATAGATTGGCACTACGTAATTTGGCATTGCATATGCTACAAGGATAGTCATTGAATTCTGAATGTGTTATAAATATGTGACGTTCATAGCTCATTTGGGTTTTAAAGGACCTAGGACAATCAGGACAATTTATGTGTCCTAACTGAAGATACACAAGGAATAATGTTAATAGttagtttaaaaattttcagatttaaGAATTCTCACATGAAATGTATCGTAACTTTCGCCACAACAAAAGCATACATCTTTGTTTTCCATAATGACGGCAtccttttcgattttctccaaatttttcAGCATTTCCTGTTTACGCAATTCATAGCCACTATCAAAGCGACAATAATCCAAATGTTTTTTCAAGCCCTATTgaggaagaaaaaatataaaaaataaataaatatgtagTATGTCCACGTTATGTAATGACTATAATAATTGTCTAGGTTGAACATGGCAAATCATTTATTAACAAATTGTTAATCTACCACTTGTGACTTATAAttgcataataaaaaaataaataaagtaaatcatgacaaaataaaatattggctGATGTAAGTGTCAACAAATTCAAATACTGCATACCAATAACATATATGACTTTTTAGATAAGTAGTTTGTCAGAGGTGATAGACATAACTCTGCTGAATCTCAATGATAATACTTGCGGGGTCGATTATAGATTGTGGCGCAACTATAGTTGCGTGCCAAGCGACGAAAACATGAATTAAAATTAAGTATACATTTTTTCTCAGCTTCAATCAATATCGGTATTTTGAAAGTTCATCTAttaaataatttgtaaaaacaTATGCAATTTAAtcaagaaatggaaatttctataacaaatttggCCGTTGGCCACTCAACTGAAATTGGGTTGTAATCCATTTTCGACCCATTATCATTGCGCAACAACCTACCTTATAGAAAGGTCGACTATATGGAACCGTTACGCTGAAAGCGTTGGAGAGAAGCTACGGAACTCAAGCATCACGTTTGATGGTAAGATGCTCACGCTCCTCCTGACAGAAGCAATATTATGCTTATAAAATCTGCGAGTCTCCAAAATCAGGAGttagattaaaattatgtgAAAAAATCGCGACGATTTTAAGCTTATTTATCAAGCTGTAATAatattgcatatttttagggATTGAATATGAACTTCAAAAAGGTCCTTTTAAAAAGAATTGTTTGACATGGTACTCTAGGCAGCAAACTTATTTTATACAGCATATATGTATTTTCGACAATGCAATCTtcgaataaaaatatatacatagatCATAAGAATAACAATTTACAAGCACGAAGCAATGCTCACCTTTAAACGGCGAAATGTCTTAAAGCATTTGCCACAAACGTGTTCAACAATTTCCTGTGTCCTCTCCGACTGAGCATCATTTTCATCATCACTTATTTGAACTTCTTCCAATATCTCTCCACTGGGCTTGGTTGTACCGGCTTCATCGTCATTTTCAGTCAAAATAAAATTGATCGTTTCACTTTCTTCCCCACCTTCAGCATTCTTTTCACCTTTTACAGTATGCACAAGATAATGATCCATTCTCTTTTGCTTCATAGCAGGAGCTGGAGCCTTTGGTTTAGCTATTCCCAAAGTCATTTGCTTGGTGGGAGATAGAGGTACAGAAGTCACCACAGGAACCACAGTTACCGGGGCAGCTGGAGTTTGATTTTCATTcaagatttttattttgcgtGGCGCCGGCATTTTCTCAACTTTTTCTTTCTTCACATTCGTACTCATCTTGATGTTTGACACAAATGCCTTTCAAGGatatctaaattttaaaaacataaaGTAAGCTTTTAGGCAAATATTTCACAGTACTATGACGTTATCCAAAAATATCATTTTGATATACAATAAATGCAATTCACAAACAGTCGATAGTCGCCTAAAAACACCAACCCTAAAATTGAAAATGGCGACTGGGCCTATTACATTGCTCTCTTCTCTCTTTACATGGGTATGGAATGTAGACAACAATGAAAATAATCCACGAGAGAATAAATGAGTAAGAGCAACAACGATGACAGCGCAACAAGTTTATACAAAGTCATTTACGTGTGTATGAATGTATATATGAATGCGACGATCGCCCCCAAAAACAGAAATGTAAAATCCaattgaattttttccaaatgaTTTGCTGCATACTTTTCAAAGTGTTATTTCCACTTGTTTTCGATCAAACAATAATATTATCATATTGCACTTTTAATACTTAATTTAGTTTGTACTTGAGAGATTAGATAAACACAAATTCTGTGGTCGGTTTTACGGTTGTCTTTTTATGCGCTTGCTGCTTTCTTGCACGTCGCAGGGAAAGTTGGTCAAATTTTAGTCCATGAGTAGTACTACGCTGGTTTTTTAATCACTTGCATTTTTTTCAGTTCATTGCCTTGAAATCTTGGCATCTTTTTTAAAATGTATTGCACTAACTTACTAATTTTTCTTGCTTTTCCTTCTCTCTACCAAAAGTCTTTACCTAATTTTATGCTAAGAAAATGTGGAATAACTGAGTAATGCCAACTTCAATCCAACAAATTCCGTTCGAACGTTTTTGAAGATCACTTATTCAGATAccgtaaaattttctatattaccaaaaaaattaaatgtatatcaatgaaatatacaaaaatcatGACATTATGATTAACCTATTATTATAcatattttaattatatattgtttgtttttaatgtaAAACTTTACTAAACCATACCAAATAGGAAATAGGTACGTACGTGGTATATGTAGACAACACTTCTCTTATCTCGCGCTCTCTCATAAAGTAAAGTTTTTAACAACCCTGATTTGTTTGATCTTTTTAAATGGAAATCACCTATGTCGATGCGCACTATGAGCTCATAttggcttaatttttttttaacaaagtatATCAAAAGTAGGTAAAATCTTGCCCAactacaaatatatatatatatatttatatatatatatatatatatatatatatatatatatatatatatatatatatatatatatatatatatatatttatatatatattatatatattatatatatatgtatatattatatatatatggccattatatatatatggccaTCGGTCATATCAAGAGCCAGTGACTCGCGACCTCTTACTGAAACTCTGCATATCGCTCTGTATGGGTACTCCATATACGAAGCATCAGCAATCTGCAAGATATTTTCATTTACAGGAAGTGGCAGTtgccaaacaacaaaatattgagtgcgcTATCTGTCAatatcagtgattagtgcaactctgattttgtgtatgttactacttcgctccatttttcgttgtttgtgtgtgaatggttcttaactattatacatacacaaccaaaactcgttgacagatagtgcagaaaaaattttactcaactgtttacggtacactacctggcaATTATGTCATGGCAATATGTAgttctcagctaagcttctcctgATGACGATGAACGCTACACAAATCGAAGATCAGAGTTCCAACCCGTGTGGTTCTCAAAGCTGGGTCGTGGTTttagttgttgtagccacattttcatgtggaggtggcgtcaagctcctgtaggtgaagaAGCTGGTTCCGGGCCAAAAgacgatcgccgcgggaacaggatgGCCACaggttattaaaaggcgccaCACTCAAAATTTATGCAAGAGCTGGTACCGCCCGgcctctccgctcgatatcgtTCATTGGCCgcaactgca
This Stomoxys calcitrans chromosome 2, idStoCalc2.1, whole genome shotgun sequence DNA region includes the following protein-coding sequences:
- the LOC106080557 gene encoding protein suppressor of hairy wing, with product MSTNVKKEKVEKMPAPRKIKILNENQTPAAPVTVVPVVTSVPLSPTKQMTLGIAKPKAPAPAMKQKRMDHYLVHTVKGEKNAEGGEESETINFILTENDDEAGTTKPSGEILEEVQISDDENDAQSERTQEIVEHVCGKCFKTFRRLKGLKKHLDYCRFDSGYELRKQEMLKNLEKIEKDAVIMENKDVCFCCGESYDTFHLGHINCPDCPRSFKTQMSYERHIFITHSEFNDYPCSICNAKLRSANLLKLHEDQHRNRKKPFACKICGKDFTRSYHLSRHQKFSSCSANENDTLHCKVCNKAFYRLDNLRAHLKQHLGTHVAKKSEYMCPICKKCFYSLSTLNIHTRTHTGERPFDCDLCEKKFPSLVALKKHRRYHTGEKPYTCSVCKQSFAVKEVLNRHMKRHTGERPHVCTECGKSFIQGTQLRTHLKTHLRPYACDQCPEKFKTEKQLEKHSKSHNVSRKPRGRAKMVKRCDICKIGFKTEIGYDQHMEAGNHITPIQKRKRKNRTDCAVCKENFDCVQSLQFHILKVHQEDPETFVNEDPFADRSEFEEATTPPPPPIPAPKIIKIEDSQGQRIEFVTTNSDGEILNSSIEGLANKRIIHSTPSTSTTRTTAQSDSNNVEILEEFIINNGPTTSNVSGETIILSNEAFTVIPLESHGGIIEPVTTNTIAAKTFRTPENKKERKSLAESLAAAIADDDNLTHFSTDDEEKLSEEDLKLKENVSKLLDMLVDSVTLKKFGWPDISEETVLCKVIENCGHDLSKDQHNYNEWEYASRMREYVKLLFTVVIHNDSIKELLNNYPIDEVIEYVLGNDDDDDEDDEDEAKAIKKEKEDNKTV